In one Pseudoliparis swirei isolate HS2019 ecotype Mariana Trench chromosome 23, NWPU_hadal_v1, whole genome shotgun sequence genomic region, the following are encoded:
- the lgals2a gene encoding lectin, galactoside-binding, soluble, 2a isoform X2 yields MSKGMAIKSMSFKVGQTLTIVGVPKPEATNFAVNIGPDETDITMHINARFNAHGDENAVVCNSYQNGSWCEEYREGGFPFHQGEEFKMVIEFTAAEFLVTLSDGSVIHFPNRMGAEKYSYISFDGEVRITSFEIK; encoded by the exons GGTATGGCCATAAAGAGCATGTCCTTCAAGGTCGGGCAGACCCTGACCATTGTTGGAGTCCCCAAGCCTGAGGCCACAAA CTTTGCAGTGAACATTGGCCCGGATGAGACGGACATCACGATGCACATCAACGCTCGTTTCAACGCCCACGGAGACGAGAACGCCGTGGTCTGCAACTCTTACCAGAACGGCAGCTGGTGCGAGGAGTACCGTGAGGGAGGCTTTCCTTTCCACCAGGGAGAGGAGTTCAAG ATGGTCATTGAATTCACCGCGGCCGAGTTCCTGGTGACTCTATCGGACGGCTCTGTGATCCACTTCCCCAACCGCATGGGGGCCGAGAAGtattcctacatcagcttcgaTGGAGAGGTCCGCATCACGAGCTTCGAGATCAAATAA
- the lgals2a gene encoding lectin, galactoside-binding, soluble, 2a isoform X1: MSKGMAIKSMSFKVGQTLTIVGVPKPEATNFAVNIGPDETDITMHINARFNAHGDENAVVCNSYQNGSWCEEYREGGFPFHQGEEFKVTAMVIEFTAAEFLVTLSDGSVIHFPNRMGAEKYSYISFDGEVRITSFEIK; the protein is encoded by the exons GGTATGGCCATAAAGAGCATGTCCTTCAAGGTCGGGCAGACCCTGACCATTGTTGGAGTCCCCAAGCCTGAGGCCACAAA CTTTGCAGTGAACATTGGCCCGGATGAGACGGACATCACGATGCACATCAACGCTCGTTTCAACGCCCACGGAGACGAGAACGCCGTGGTCTGCAACTCTTACCAGAACGGCAGCTGGTGCGAGGAGTACCGTGAGGGAGGCTTTCCTTTCCACCAGGGAGAGGAGTTCAAGgtgacagct ATGGTCATTGAATTCACCGCGGCCGAGTTCCTGGTGACTCTATCGGACGGCTCTGTGATCCACTTCCCCAACCGCATGGGGGCCGAGAAGtattcctacatcagcttcgaTGGAGAGGTCCGCATCACGAGCTTCGAGATCAAATAA